From Citricoccus sp. SGAir0253, a single genomic window includes:
- the rplV gene encoding 50S ribosomal protein L22, with protein sequence MEAKAIARHLRVTPMKARRVVDLVRGKQANEALAILKFAQQGASEPVYKLVASAVANARVKADREGLAFNEDALFITEAFVDEGPTMKRFQPRAQGRAGRINKRTSHVTVVVATEEEEGK encoded by the coding sequence ATGGAAGCCAAGGCAATTGCGCGCCACCTGCGTGTAACGCCGATGAAGGCCCGGCGCGTCGTCGACCTTGTCCGTGGCAAGCAGGCGAACGAAGCACTGGCCATCCTGAAGTTCGCCCAGCAGGGCGCTTCGGAGCCGGTGTACAAGCTGGTCGCCTCCGCGGTGGCCAACGCCCGGGTGAAGGCCGACCGTGAGGGCCTGGCGTTCAACGAGGACGCCCTGTTCATCACCGAGGCCTTCGTCGACGAAGGACCGACCATGAAGCGGTTCCAGCCGCGGGCCCAGGGCCGCGCCGGACGCATCAACAAGCGCACCAGCCACGTCACCGTGGTCGTTGCCACCGAGGAAGAGGAGGGGAAGTAA